A single region of the Ascaphus truei isolate aAscTru1 chromosome 6, aAscTru1.hap1, whole genome shotgun sequence genome encodes:
- the LOC142496677 gene encoding uncharacterized protein LOC142496677 isoform X2, translating to MSLTMLAGDISATRQIPELQVPNPSDSASGSSSCYTPTHRRRRFKMRRPKSSRSRETGESLSCARNPDYLQLPSIEITPSSDEDSAQSNSSTPSTSPRRKGLRLKHWGSKQVTDGTEVELQVHSESRVKEPAWPCT from the coding sequence ATGAGTTTGACCATGCTGGCTGGGGATATAAGTGCGACCCGTCAGATACCAGAGCTGCAGGTGCCAAACCCATCGGACAGTGCCTCCGGCTCGTCCAGCTGCTACACCCCAACCCACCGTCGCAGACGCTTTAAGATGAGACGTCCAAAGTCTTCACGGAGCAGGGAAACAGGAGAAAGCTTAAGCTGTGCCAGGAATCCGGACTACCTGCAACTACCATCCATAGAGATAACTCCATCCAGCGACGAAGACAGCGCGCAGTCCAACTCCTCCACTCCTAGCACATCCCCAAGGCGAAAAGGCCTCAGGCTGAAACATTGGGGGAGCAAGCAGGTGACCGATGGGACAGAGGTAGAACTTCAAGTGCACAGTGAAAGCAG